The following nucleotide sequence is from Saccharomycodes ludwigii strain NBRC 1722 chromosome VII, whole genome shotgun sequence.
TTGGTTTATGTGCCTTGATCCAAACTCATGGTGGGGATCTTTAATGCAATTAACCAAAGTCCCTGTTAACTTTAAATGGGCAATAATCTTTTGGGCACTattcaattatttaatgCACATTGTTATTCCTAGAAAACTGAGAACATTGTTCAAGAAGAAACAAAGtagcaaaaaatataaacatttgCTGCTAAGGGAACGTACTTTATCTGtgtaatctttttttataatttttatttctctcCTCTTTTacagaaaaggaaaatattattatatttatagatatataatgtttttaaatctttctTGCTTGTGACGCGTTTCTCATGcttaaaaaacaattccATAAAACGCCTACAGATGAACTAAACACTATCTGAAATTGCCTTggaataaatgaaaaattgattAACTGAACAGCCGGCCAGACAGCATAATTTGCCCCCAATGTTGATACATAAATGTCTTTGATTTTCTCTTTAAAAGTGTCATCATTTCCATGTTCCATGATATAATttgaataacaaaaaaaagagtatAAAGAAACAGGAGAATAAACCAATTGGTCTGATAAAACTCTTTCAAAAACTTGAACAACAGATGGATCATctgtatataaaaaatttaaaaatttataccatggacattgaaaaaaagaaagaaaccAGCCCCAAAATGTAAAACAAACCCAGCGATGAAAATCAAATTGACTGCGGTAAcaactattattatcattgacATTTTCTGATATGACTGGCCTAATGCTCTCCACAGTACGCAATGGTTCTAAGTGTAAATCATCCATATCATTATGAGTGCTATAGTCAGATGCTGGGCGGTTATAATTATCCCCATTGGCAAAACGACTTGCAGAAATGTATAATGTCCttgaatatattatttgggCTAGAGCATCTGATATTCcaaataaaagaaagttTGTTAGCATATTGGCAAGTAGCGctgatttattataaacatttttataccaaaataaaaaactgCTTACTAGCAACGATCCCCATATGGTTAATATTAGCCAATGGACAATTGAGGCACCATAAATCACAGGTACATTGAAATGTATGGTATCCAATCTATGTTTGAATTTTGacaagtaataataaaatttatatgttaatttttccttaattgttatatttgttgAATCTGAATTGTTATGTGATACATTGTCATTCGTAGCATCGGTATTTTCAtaatgtattattatttgatcaGATCCAAACAGTTGGATaggcatttttttttttttttttttttgtcttttggattcaaatatatttatttgactatgtctttttttatttttggaaagGTGAATTTCTAGGGATTTTTACAATTTGATTGATATTAAGAAATTGTCTGCTTTTGACTACACGAAAACGCCATGatatttgattattatttttttttaatttttttttttaatttttttttaaattaaaaagccCTTTATTTGGGCTATATACataaaatgttaaataattttggtTTTGTGACATTATATGCACCTGTACATGTTTTagtttttgaatttttttttgtctacAACATCGAtctaagaaaaaataagtttgttttttgttgtaaACAACATTGGCTCTCTGCCTTTATATTTAACCCACAAAATGATCGTAAAAgatacaatttttattttatttctgttATTCTTGCCTTTTTCCCTGtgtacatttttttttttttttttttttcaataaagaatttccataattattttctttctgaAAGAATTTTGTTTGACGTTGTTGAGTTAGCGCACTTTATGACAATTTGACATTTAGCACAACATTTTACTGGTTTAAATTATCGAAtcttttaaacttttttttctctttattttttttttttgttttttttttttttatttatcaaaatctTTATTTCATCTAACTTCGATACTATCTAAAATTCTCAGCCTATTTCCCATcatattttactttttttttttctcgaTTACTCTTTTTTGTAACTTCTCAATTAAACTGTATTACAAagaaccaaaaaaattaaggtATAATAACATCAAGTAGTCACCATGTTGATTCCAAAGGAAGATAGAACTTTGATTCATAAGCAATTATTTCAAGGTACGTTACAATTACCCTTTATAagttatatatagataACTTGACTCTAAGTTAAAAGAGAGGAGCATCAAAACATTTCTAAATTTGATAAAGTGTGTGTGTgatactaaaaataatctcCAAGTTTGCCATGTATAaggataatttaaaaattataatgatTAATGATTTTCAAGTGTTATATCGACAGGATATATGAATGTCTgttgtaaaaaataaaaattaggGTGCATATCGAGAGTTTATTAATGGTTATGTGTTGCTGTGTATGCTAACAGCTTTCCTATAAAAGATTGATagattttagaaaaagacATAAGAATTGAAAACTGGGAAgatcaatttaaaaaaaaacaattcaaAGATATTGTATCTGAAAATAAACCTTTTGACAGTTAATGTGATTAAAATAGGAAAtttgaattagaaaaaaaaagaaaaactttcCACAGAATTGATGGTGGGAAAATCTTATTACTGGAAATTTGGAGAAAGTTTCAGCAAATGTAGGCTAAAAAATgagtttattttatttttttatcatcgCATTATGTTTGCATTTTATCTCATGCACATCACACATGTATtactaaattttttttgaagaaaGATACTCCAACTCATTAATTAGGTTAaatttttacctttttactaacttttaaatttttattcaacTCTATtaactttctttttaatggGCCATGTTTTTTGGAACTTAGGAAGAATAGGATTGGacaaataaattttatatagaAGGTGTTTTGGTTGCCAAGAAAGATTACAACCAAGCCAAACATGAAGAGGTTGACACCAAAAACTTGTATGTCATTAAGGCTATGCAATCTTTGACTTCTAAAGGTTACGTTAAGACCCAATTCTCATGGcaatactactactacaCCTTGACTGAAGAAGGTGTTGAATACTTGAGAGATTATTTGCACTTGCCAGAAAGTGTTGTTCCAGGTACTTACTTGCAAAACAACGCTAGTAACCCAAGACAAGCTAAGAGATACTAAGCTGTTTTTATACCAATAGTA
It contains:
- a CDS encoding uncharacterized protein (similar to Saccharomyces cerevisiae YOR292C | putative protein of unknown function); the encoded protein is MPIQLFGSDQIIIHYENTDATNDNVSHNNSDSTNITIKEKLTYKFYYYLSKFKHRLDTIHFNVPVIYGASIVHWLILTIWGSLLVSSFLFWYKNVYNKSALLANMLTNFLLFGISDALAQIIYSRTLYISASRFANGDNYNRPASDYSTHNDMDDLHLEPLRTVESIRPVISENVNDNNSCYRSQFDFHRWVCFTFWGWFLSFFQCPWYKFLNFLYTDDPSVVQVFERVLSDQLVYSPVSLYSFFCYSNYIMEHGNDDTFKEKIKDIYVSTLGANYAVWPAVQLINFSFIPRQFQIVFSSSVGVLWNCFLSMRNASQARKI
- a CDS encoding 40S ribosomal protein eS10 (similar to Saccharomyces cerevisiae YOR293W | RPS10A | Ribosomal Protein of the Small subunit (paralog of YMR230W | RPS10B)) translates to MLIPKEDRTLIHKQLFQGVLVAKKDYNQAKHEEVDTKNLYVIKAMQSLTSKGYVKTQFSWQYYYYTLTEEGVEYLRDYLHLPESVVPGTYLQNNASNPRQAKRY